In one window of Meiothermus sp. DNA:
- the dxs gene encoding 1-deoxy-D-xylulose-5-phosphate synthase: MILQKVNQPQDLKTLSQEELLQLAEELRSEIIRVCAQNGGHLASSLGAVELIVALHKVFDSPRDRLLFDVGHQAYAHKILTGRKDVIHTIRQEGGISGFTKVSESEHDALTVGHASTSLANALGMAIARDTLGQDYHVVGIIGDGALTGGMALAALNVIGERKPKLLMILNDNEMSISENVGALNRYFKEYQTKKWVQDTQKWGKQVLEGISPRLFNLVDRAKEAAKLMLHQENPFYAWGIRYVGPVDGHDLPGLIHILEQIKELDGPTLLHIVTQKGKGYGVAEEDPIYWHGPPGFNPENPTKVSKGYSWSAAFGDAVTELAYLEPKLFVITPAMREGSGLVRYSQTHPERYLDTGICEDVAATVAAGMALRGLKPVLAIYSTFMQRAFDQIVHDIAIENVPVVFAVDRAGIVGGDGATHNGVFDIAYLRTVPNVQIAAPKDALELRAMLKKALELGGPIAIRYARDNVEKAPEGAWPEIEWGRWEVLKEGRQAYILSFGKTLKYALEAAGDNPEVGVINARFIKPLDKGMLERLTLEGYKLVTTEDHQRMGGFGSAVLEALNELGLKPDIRVLGLPDRFFDHGSIPRMHREAGIDTEAIRAALTEMGVGIKTATHWV, translated from the coding sequence GTGATTCTGCAAAAAGTTAACCAACCCCAAGACCTCAAAACCCTCTCGCAGGAAGAGCTGCTGCAACTAGCAGAAGAGCTACGCAGCGAGATTATCCGGGTTTGTGCCCAGAACGGCGGTCACCTGGCCTCCTCGCTGGGGGCGGTGGAGCTCATTGTGGCCCTGCACAAGGTATTCGACTCCCCCCGTGACCGTCTGCTTTTTGACGTGGGCCACCAGGCCTACGCCCACAAAATCCTCACCGGGCGCAAGGATGTCATCCACACCATCCGCCAGGAAGGGGGCATCTCGGGCTTTACCAAGGTCTCGGAGAGCGAGCACGACGCCCTTACGGTGGGCCACGCCTCCACCTCGCTGGCCAACGCCCTGGGTATGGCTATAGCCCGCGATACACTGGGCCAGGACTATCACGTGGTGGGCATTATTGGCGACGGGGCCTTGACGGGCGGGATGGCCCTAGCTGCCCTCAATGTGATCGGGGAGCGCAAGCCCAAACTCCTGATGATTCTGAACGACAACGAGATGTCCATCTCGGAGAACGTGGGGGCGCTGAACCGCTACTTCAAGGAGTACCAGACCAAGAAATGGGTGCAGGACACCCAGAAATGGGGCAAGCAGGTGCTGGAGGGTATCTCCCCCCGGCTTTTCAACCTCGTAGACCGGGCCAAGGAGGCCGCCAAGCTGATGCTGCACCAGGAGAACCCCTTTTACGCCTGGGGCATCCGCTATGTGGGGCCGGTGGACGGGCACGACCTGCCGGGCCTGATTCACATCCTCGAGCAAATTAAGGAACTCGATGGTCCCACCTTGCTGCACATTGTGACCCAGAAAGGCAAAGGCTACGGGGTGGCCGAGGAAGACCCCATCTACTGGCACGGCCCCCCCGGCTTCAACCCGGAGAACCCCACCAAGGTGAGCAAGGGCTACTCCTGGTCGGCAGCCTTTGGCGATGCCGTGACCGAGCTGGCCTACCTGGAACCCAAGCTCTTTGTGATTACCCCGGCCATGCGCGAGGGCTCGGGCCTGGTGCGCTACTCCCAGACCCACCCCGAGCGCTACCTGGACACCGGCATCTGCGAGGATGTGGCGGCTACGGTGGCGGCGGGCATGGCCTTGCGGGGGCTCAAGCCGGTGCTGGCGATTTACTCCACCTTCATGCAGCGGGCCTTTGACCAAATTGTTCACGACATTGCCATCGAAAATGTGCCGGTGGTGTTCGCGGTGGATCGGGCCGGGATTGTGGGGGGCGATGGGGCTACGCACAACGGGGTTTTCGACATTGCTTATTTGCGCACAGTGCCCAACGTGCAGATTGCCGCGCCCAAGGATGCCCTGGAACTGCGCGCCATGCTCAAGAAGGCCCTGGAACTAGGTGGGCCTATCGCCATCCGCTATGCCCGCGACAATGTAGAAAAAGCCCCCGAAGGCGCTTGGCCCGAGATCGAGTGGGGCCGCTGGGAGGTGCTAAAGGAAGGCCGTCAGGCCTACATCCTTAGCTTTGGCAAGACCCTTAAGTATGCCCTCGAGGCCGCCGGGGACAACCCCGAGGTGGGCGTCATCAACGCCCGCTTCATCAAGCCGCTCGATAAGGGGATGCTCGAGCGGCTGACCCTGGAGGGCTATAAGCTGGTCACCACCGAAGACCACCAGAGGATGGGGGGCTTTGGCAGCGCGGTGTTAGAGGCCCTTAACGAACTAGGTCTGAAACCCGATATTCGCGTTCTAGGGCTACCTGACCGCTTTTTCGACCACGGCTCCATCCCCCGCATGCACCGCGAGGCGGGCATTGACACCGAGGCCATCCGGGCGGCCCTGACCGAGATGGGCGTGGGGATTAAGACTGCCACCCACTGGGTTTGA
- a CDS encoding class I SAM-dependent DNA methyltransferase: protein MLTSSRSLSATKKIGRQGLLHIVGRSTTLADSFFSSRGFLSPRGSPGCNISHAGFCQTKPGPQVFSTPCPGRLAIFYTRSDRLGFVAFKLPESPSGEAAKALGAYYTDPTIVGFLVRWAIRTPSDSVLDPSFGGGVFLQAAVQRLEQLGGNPRSQIFGVEIDPQVHARTRLFLEHRGIRPSNLILGDFFDLLPGQIPSLTAVVGNPPFIRYQRFTGEGRARAMARASSEGVALSKLSSSWAPFLVHSVAMLCSGGRLGMVIPMELGHAAYARPLLAYLARSFEQIAFLTFKKKLFPSLSQDTLLLLAEGKGGKASHFHLLDLDKPSDLNNLDPALERQSIEAQALTSGRQRIIEYFLPPKARALYRELSHSKQTRRLGELADVGIGYVTGNNSFFHLSPLQVARWGISSRYLKPAVRRARGLSGLRFTPSDWEGGLLRGESGYLLHITGQDDLPLELQAYLAYGESEGAHQAHKCRVRDPWYAVPHVYQPDAFLTYMSGEYPRLVTNEAHVVAPNSLHILRLRSTSPLGAAGLACLWQTSLTRLSAEIEGHALGGGMLKVEPREAEKVVLAAPNLPLDALDALLAELDSLLRIGRTEAAQDLADDIILIQGLGLTRAEQRLLRRAANVLKERRSAR, encoded by the coding sequence ATGCTCACCTCTTCAAGGAGTCTGTCGGCTACGAAAAAGATTGGCCGCCAGGGATTGCTCCACATCGTCGGCCGTAGCACGACACTTGCCGATAGCTTCTTCTCTTCCAGAGGATTCTTATCTCCACGAGGTTCACCAGGATGTAATATATCGCACGCCGGTTTCTGCCAAACAAAACCTGGCCCGCAGGTCTTTTCTACCCCTTGTCCTGGCCGATTGGCCATATTCTACACTCGTAGTGATAGGCTGGGTTTTGTGGCCTTTAAACTTCCCGAAAGCCCATCTGGAGAGGCTGCCAAGGCTTTAGGAGCCTACTATACCGACCCAACCATCGTCGGTTTCTTGGTGCGCTGGGCAATTCGCACGCCGAGCGATTCGGTTCTGGACCCCTCATTTGGCGGAGGTGTTTTTCTACAGGCTGCTGTCCAAAGACTGGAGCAACTCGGCGGCAACCCCCGAAGCCAGATCTTTGGGGTCGAAATTGACCCGCAGGTGCACGCGCGCACCCGGCTGTTTCTGGAACACCGTGGAATTCGCCCATCCAATCTTATTTTGGGTGATTTTTTCGACCTGTTGCCAGGCCAGATACCCTCGCTCACTGCTGTTGTGGGCAATCCGCCGTTCATTCGTTACCAGCGCTTCACGGGCGAGGGGCGAGCCCGGGCCATGGCCCGGGCATCTTCGGAAGGCGTCGCGCTCAGCAAGCTATCTAGTTCGTGGGCTCCTTTTCTTGTGCACTCCGTGGCGATGCTCTGTAGCGGCGGGCGCCTGGGTATGGTAATTCCCATGGAGCTTGGGCACGCCGCATATGCGCGACCGCTGCTCGCATACCTGGCCCGAAGTTTTGAACAGATTGCTTTTCTCACCTTCAAAAAAAAGCTTTTCCCGAGCCTGAGCCAGGACACACTCCTTTTGCTTGCCGAGGGAAAAGGTGGTAAGGCTTCTCACTTCCATTTGCTGGATTTGGATAAACCTTCCGATTTGAACAACCTCGACCCTGCCCTTGAAAGGCAAAGCATCGAAGCGCAGGCATTAACTTCGGGCCGGCAAAGAATCATCGAATACTTCCTCCCACCGAAGGCCAGAGCGCTGTACCGTGAGTTGAGCCATTCTAAGCAGACCCGGCGCCTGGGCGAGCTGGCCGATGTGGGGATCGGCTATGTGACGGGCAACAACAGCTTCTTCCATTTGAGTCCTTTGCAGGTGGCCAGGTGGGGCATTTCATCCAGGTACCTCAAGCCCGCGGTTCGTAGGGCTCGAGGTTTATCGGGCCTGAGGTTTACCCCATCGGATTGGGAAGGGGGTCTTTTGCGTGGCGAGAGTGGCTACCTGTTGCACATCACCGGCCAGGACGATCTGCCCCTGGAGTTGCAAGCATACCTGGCTTACGGCGAATCCGAAGGCGCGCACCAGGCCCACAAATGCCGGGTTCGTGACCCCTGGTATGCCGTACCCCACGTCTACCAGCCGGACGCTTTTCTCACCTACATGAGCGGTGAATATCCGCGTCTGGTAACCAATGAAGCGCATGTAGTGGCCCCAAATAGCCTGCACATTTTGCGCTTGCGTTCAACCAGCCCCCTGGGCGCAGCCGGCCTGGCCTGCTTATGGCAGACCTCCCTCACCCGATTGAGCGCTGAAATTGAAGGTCATGCGCTGGGGGGCGGGATGCTCAAAGTCGAGCCGAGAGAGGCTGAAAAAGTGGTGCTGGCAGCTCCAAACCTGCCCCTGGATGCACTCGATGCCCTCCTGGCCGAGCTGGATTCGTTGTTACGCATAGGCCGTACAGAAGCCGCCCAAGATCTGGCGGATGATATTATCCTCATCCAGGGTCTGGGGCTAACCCGGGCAGAACAGCGCCTGTTGCGCAGGGCGGCGAATGTGCTCAAAGAGCGCCGGTCTGCCAGGTAA
- a CDS encoding polyprenyl synthetase family protein has translation MTATLSPAQVRAAIQQYLLDALPNPEAARRPELALYARMLRDYPERGGKMLRGMLLVYTGLAYGAEVKQLLPVAAALELFQNWALIHDDIEDASDERRGKPALHKVYGVPLALNAGDALHAKQWALLIEAGVSQAVLLEFVRLVELTAQGQHLEMTWMEHQRFDLQEADYLEMVGQKAAYYTAVAPLRLGALAAGVEPPAVFEGAGMKLGIGFQIVDDVLNLVGDPVKYGKEIAGDLWEGKRTLILLHYLQNASADERIRAERLLCISREEKPAPEVAWLHQRLLQSGAVAYAQATAEQMLTEGMGMLEPVLRTAPKAAIGTVVLEVLQSLVRREA, from the coding sequence ATGACCGCAACCCTCTCCCCCGCTCAGGTACGCGCGGCGATTCAGCAATACCTTCTGGACGCCCTGCCCAACCCCGAGGCCGCCAGGCGACCCGAACTGGCCCTGTACGCCCGGATGCTGCGCGACTACCCCGAGCGCGGCGGCAAGATGCTGCGCGGGATGCTATTGGTCTATACCGGGCTGGCCTATGGAGCCGAGGTCAAGCAACTCCTGCCTGTTGCGGCGGCCCTCGAGCTCTTCCAGAACTGGGCCCTGATCCACGACGACATCGAGGACGCCTCCGATGAACGGCGGGGTAAGCCCGCTTTGCACAAGGTGTATGGGGTTCCGCTGGCCCTGAACGCAGGCGATGCGCTGCACGCCAAACAGTGGGCCCTGCTCATCGAGGCCGGGGTCTCGCAGGCCGTGCTGCTGGAGTTTGTCCGGCTGGTGGAGCTCACAGCCCAGGGTCAGCACCTCGAGATGACCTGGATGGAGCACCAGCGCTTCGATCTGCAGGAAGCCGACTACCTGGAAATGGTGGGGCAGAAGGCCGCTTACTACACCGCCGTAGCCCCCTTGCGGCTGGGCGCCCTGGCCGCCGGTGTGGAACCCCCTGCTGTTTTTGAAGGGGCTGGCATGAAGCTGGGCATCGGGTTTCAGATTGTGGACGACGTGCTCAACCTGGTAGGCGACCCGGTCAAGTACGGCAAGGAGATTGCTGGGGATTTGTGGGAGGGCAAGCGCACCCTGATCTTGCTACACTACCTGCAAAATGCCTCTGCAGACGAGCGGATACGGGCCGAGCGCTTACTTTGCATTTCCAGAGAAGAAAAACCGGCTCCAGAGGTGGCCTGGCTGCACCAGCGGCTGTTGCAATCGGGCGCGGTGGCCTATGCCCAGGCTACGGCTGAGCAAATGCTGACCGAAGGAATGGGCATGCTCGAGCCCGTCTTGCGGACAGCCCCCAAGGCGGCCATCGGAACTGTGGTGCTGGAGGTACTGCAAAGCCTGGTTCGGCGTGAAGCGTGA
- a CDS encoding MBL fold metallo-hydrolase, whose amino-acid sequence MKRFALVANTYWLDTPQGPLLVDSGMPNENRKLLGLLGEEKPAALLLTHHHLDHVGGARMLWERFGLPIYAHPLDIPFIAGEQRRPPFPPIPWLGDWIANSAKPVPKEALTPVEQGAMVMGWQVVHLPGHTPGQIGLLREGVLIAADALRVGPKGPIVSPAMVNHDTQEARRTVGKIARLEAHTIFVGHGPPTTLEAVRALAEKLGV is encoded by the coding sequence ATGAAACGCTTTGCGCTGGTAGCTAATACCTATTGGTTGGACACACCCCAAGGCCCGCTGCTGGTGGACTCGGGCATGCCCAATGAAAACCGCAAGCTTCTGGGCCTTCTGGGCGAGGAAAAACCCGCTGCACTGCTCCTGACCCACCACCACCTCGACCATGTGGGTGGAGCTCGGATGCTCTGGGAGCGCTTCGGGTTGCCCATCTATGCCCACCCGCTCGATATTCCCTTTATTGCTGGAGAACAGCGCCGCCCACCCTTTCCGCCCATTCCCTGGCTGGGCGACTGGATTGCTAACAGCGCCAAACCCGTGCCTAAAGAAGCCCTGACACCGGTGGAGCAGGGTGCGATGGTGATGGGCTGGCAGGTGGTTCATCTTCCGGGTCACACGCCTGGACAAATAGGTCTGCTGCGCGAGGGGGTGCTGATTGCCGCCGATGCCCTGCGCGTTGGGCCTAAAGGGCCCATCGTCTCACCGGCGATGGTCAACCACGACACCCAGGAAGCCCGGCGCACGGTGGGCAAGATAGCCCGCCTCGAGGCCCACACCATCTTTGTGGGCCATGGGCCGCCCACTACCCTCGAGGCCGTGCGAGCGCTAGCGGAAAAGCTAGGGGTCTAA
- a CDS encoding DMT family transporter, protein MRLSTLAPILFVLLWSTGFVGAKLGLPYAEPFTFLWVRMLLVVGLLAGLAGLVRSPWPKGWALNLHIGVSGLLLHAGYLGGVFFAISRGLPAGLSALIVGLQPILTAVLAQFLLRERVSGVQWAGLLLGFAGVGLVVGEKALSARLLSIEPSAFVAIVLALLCTTLGTLYQKRFAVQMPLVGGTVVQYIAASVGLFVMSLLFRETMQIHWTPPFVFALVWLVLVLSVGAILLLMYLIRHNSASAVASLFYLVPPATALEAYFLFGERLGGWALLGMGLAAVGVALVVRR, encoded by the coding sequence GTGCGGCTTTCTACCCTGGCCCCCATCCTGTTCGTGCTCCTGTGGAGCACCGGTTTTGTGGGGGCCAAGCTGGGCCTGCCCTATGCCGAGCCCTTCACCTTTTTGTGGGTGCGGATGCTGTTGGTGGTGGGACTGCTGGCTGGTCTGGCCGGGCTCGTGCGCTCGCCCTGGCCGAAGGGCTGGGCCCTGAACCTGCATATTGGCGTCTCGGGGCTCTTGCTGCATGCGGGCTATCTGGGCGGGGTGTTCTTTGCGATCTCGAGGGGCCTCCCGGCGGGCCTCTCGGCGCTGATTGTGGGCTTGCAGCCTATCCTGACCGCTGTTTTGGCCCAGTTTTTGCTGCGCGAGCGGGTGAGCGGGGTGCAGTGGGCCGGGCTGCTGCTGGGCTTTGCGGGGGTGGGGCTGGTGGTCGGGGAGAAAGCCCTCTCGGCCCGCCTGCTCTCTATCGAGCCCTCGGCCTTTGTGGCCATTGTGCTGGCTTTGCTCTGCACCACCCTGGGTACCCTCTACCAGAAGCGCTTTGCGGTGCAGATGCCCCTGGTGGGGGGGACGGTGGTGCAGTACATCGCGGCCTCGGTGGGGCTTTTTGTAATGAGCCTGCTGTTCCGCGAGACCATGCAAATCCACTGGACCCCGCCGTTTGTGTTTGCCCTGGTCTGGCTGGTTCTGGTGCTCTCGGTCGGGGCTATTTTGCTCCTGATGTACCTGATCCGCCACAACTCGGCCAGCGCGGTAGCCAGCCTGTTCTACCTGGTGCCGCCCGCTACCGCGCTGGAAGCCTACTTTTTGTTTGGTGAGCGGCTGGGGGGATGGGCCCTGCTGGGCATGGGGCTGGCGGCAGTGGGGGTGGCATTGGTGGTGCGGCGCTAA
- a CDS encoding AzlC family ABC transporter permease, producing the protein MAVNALPPTPQAAFWRGVLVSLPIAVGIVPFGLVTGIAGVKVGLSAVEVTVMSVLVFAGAAQLVALQLMGAGASIFFVWLATLVVNLRYIMYSSALAKPLEALSGRMKLLAAFLMVDQNFALALNQYGVLGPRLTPWFYLGIGALLWLNWVVATYLGALLGARLPEAWALDFAVPLCFLVLLVPAVHDRPSLAAALVGGLVSTALIGLPYRSGLFIGALVGIGAGVWLENWMGAGRE; encoded by the coding sequence ATGGCTGTAAACGCCCTTCCCCCCACACCCCAGGCGGCTTTCTGGCGGGGGGTGCTGGTCTCGCTGCCCATTGCGGTAGGCATCGTGCCCTTTGGCCTGGTCACCGGCATCGCGGGCGTGAAGGTGGGCTTGAGTGCAGTGGAAGTGACCGTAATGTCAGTGCTGGTGTTCGCCGGGGCGGCCCAGCTGGTGGCCCTGCAACTGATGGGGGCGGGGGCCTCCATCTTCTTCGTGTGGCTGGCCACCCTGGTGGTGAACCTGCGCTACATCATGTACAGCAGTGCCCTGGCCAAGCCCCTGGAAGCCCTGTCCGGGCGTATGAAACTCCTGGCGGCTTTCTTGATGGTGGATCAGAACTTCGCCCTGGCACTGAACCAGTACGGGGTGCTGGGCCCAAGGCTCACCCCCTGGTTTTATCTGGGTATAGGTGCGTTGCTGTGGCTAAACTGGGTGGTTGCTACCTACCTGGGGGCACTGCTGGGGGCGCGCTTGCCCGAGGCCTGGGCGCTGGACTTTGCGGTGCCGCTGTGTTTTCTGGTGTTGTTGGTGCCGGCGGTGCACGACCGCCCCAGCCTGGCGGCGGCCCTGGTGGGGGGCCTGGTGTCTACAGCCCTGATCGGCCTACCCTACCGCTCGGGGCTTTTTATTGGGGCACTGGTGGGCATTGGGGCCGGTGTATGGCTGGAGAACTGGATGGGAGCGGGCCGGGAATGA
- a CDS encoding GntR family transcriptional regulator, translated as MPVPEFAPTLQRPILRESVYPQLRDWIVLGVLEPGEQLRDQQLAERLSVSSTPVREALRRLEDEGLVETAKNRWTRVRPVDLDEAEQIYPIRAVLDSMALKFSFPHLSKASLRAMREANARLKAALKKGDIPGAVEADSAFHDVYVRPCGNLELIEIIQGFRVKHHRLELAYFGSLKLGLVSVEEHAGIIEAGVAGDVRQAERRLYRHFQDALARLKIEPQG; from the coding sequence ATGCCTGTGCCGGAATTTGCCCCAACCCTCCAGCGCCCTATCCTGCGGGAGTCGGTTTACCCGCAACTGCGCGACTGGATCGTACTGGGAGTCCTGGAACCCGGGGAGCAGTTGCGCGACCAGCAACTCGCGGAGCGCCTGAGCGTGAGCAGCACCCCCGTGCGCGAAGCCCTGCGCCGCCTGGAGGACGAGGGGCTGGTCGAGACCGCCAAGAACCGCTGGACGCGGGTCAGGCCGGTTGACCTGGACGAGGCTGAACAGATTTATCCGATCCGCGCCGTTCTGGACAGCATGGCCCTGAAGTTTTCATTCCCCCATCTGAGCAAAGCCAGCCTGAGGGCTATGCGGGAGGCCAACGCCCGCCTCAAGGCCGCGCTAAAAAAAGGCGATATCCCTGGAGCGGTCGAGGCCGATTCGGCCTTCCACGACGTGTATGTTCGTCCCTGCGGCAACCTCGAGCTAATCGAAATCATCCAGGGTTTTCGGGTTAAGCACCACCGCCTCGAGCTCGCCTACTTTGGCAGCCTCAAACTGGGGCTGGTCTCGGTAGAAGAGCACGCTGGAATTATCGAAGCGGGGGTTGCGGGGGATGTTCGGCAGGCCGAACGACGCTTGTATCGCCATTTCCAGGACGCCCTGGCCCGCCTGAAAATAGAGCCCCAGGGCTAA
- a CDS encoding PspA/IM30 family protein — MGILDRLSRLIRANINDLIKRAEDPEKIIEQALEDMRATLRDARMEVAEAMAELKKLEREQQNYAEQVRAWEQKAAEALRSEREDLAREALKRKQQAHALSDGFAQQVAQQQALVNQLTTQLKALEGKIQESEAKKALLIARKKGVEAAETVRKFESKVDTHSAVEAFEDMERRIEAMEDKHAALSEMDKNNIEKELESLGSSKEVEDDLARLKRELGMA, encoded by the coding sequence ATGGGTATTCTTGATCGCCTTTCCCGCCTGATTCGGGCCAACATCAACGACCTCATCAAGCGGGCCGAAGACCCCGAAAAGATCATCGAACAGGCCCTGGAAGACATGCGGGCTACGCTGCGGGATGCTCGGATGGAAGTGGCGGAGGCCATGGCCGAGTTGAAGAAGCTCGAGCGCGAGCAACAAAACTACGCCGAACAGGTGCGGGCCTGGGAACAAAAAGCTGCCGAGGCCCTCCGGAGCGAACGCGAAGACCTGGCCCGCGAAGCCCTAAAGCGCAAACAGCAGGCCCACGCCCTTTCCGACGGCTTTGCCCAACAGGTGGCCCAGCAGCAGGCCCTGGTTAACCAGCTAACCACCCAGCTAAAGGCGCTGGAAGGCAAAATTCAGGAGTCCGAGGCCAAGAAAGCCCTCCTGATTGCCCGCAAGAAGGGCGTGGAGGCCGCCGAGACGGTGCGCAAGTTCGAGTCCAAGGTGGATACCCACAGCGCGGTGGAGGCCTTCGAGGACATGGAGCGCCGCATCGAGGCCATGGAAGACAAGCACGCAGCCCTCTCGGAGATGGACAAGAACAACATCGAGAAGGAACTCGAGAGCCTGGGCAGCAGCAAGGAAGTCGAGGACGACCTGGCCCGCCTCAAGCGCGAGCTAGGCATGGCCTGA
- a CDS encoding AzlD domain-containing protein encodes MAGELDGSGPGMSDLELWITLLGMTLIAFALRYGPLVMLERFQLPPNLQQALRYVPAATLAGLVFPTLLAPGGQWAIGLDNERLLAGVIAAVAAWRFRNILLTLLVGMGALWLLQWMGV; translated from the coding sequence ATGGCTGGAGAACTGGATGGGAGCGGGCCGGGAATGAGCGACCTCGAGCTCTGGATCACCCTGCTGGGCATGACCCTGATTGCTTTTGCGCTGCGCTACGGGCCGCTGGTGATGCTGGAGCGCTTTCAGCTACCACCCAACCTGCAACAGGCCCTGCGCTACGTACCCGCGGCTACCCTGGCCGGCCTGGTGTTTCCGACCCTGCTGGCCCCGGGCGGCCAGTGGGCTATAGGGCTCGACAATGAGCGCTTGTTGGCCGGAGTTATTGCAGCCGTGGCGGCCTGGCGCTTTCGGAACATCCTGCTCACGCTTTTGGTGGGCATGGGGGCTTTGTGGCTCTTGCAATGGATGGGGGTTTAG
- a CDS encoding LLM class flavin-dependent oxidoreductase has translation MEPSPFELGLYTFVENTPDPHTGLLQDPAQRMKNLLETAELADQVSLDVFAVGEHHREEYLASAPAVILAAMASRTRRIRLSSAVTVLSSDDPVRVFQQFATLDLLSGGRAEIMAGRGSFIESFPLFGYDLDDYNELFEEKLGLLLQIRAQERVTWSGKHRPAIQGQPIYPRPVQNPLPVWVAVGGTPTSVVRAARLGLPMALAIIGGLPERFAPLLELYRQTARQLDLPPQPLSINAHGFIADDPKEALELSYATSSPVMNRIGRERGWPPQSRAQYEASTNLRGALFVGHPEQIIEKILYQHQIFGHQRFLLQLSVGTVPHAKMMRAIELFGTKVAPVVRREIAKRAAPSLTAS, from the coding sequence ATGGAGCCTTCGCCTTTTGAGCTCGGGTTGTATACCTTCGTTGAAAACACCCCCGACCCCCACACCGGGCTGCTGCAAGACCCGGCACAGCGCATGAAAAACCTGCTCGAGACCGCCGAACTGGCCGACCAGGTGAGCCTGGATGTGTTTGCGGTGGGCGAACACCACCGCGAAGAGTACCTCGCAAGCGCCCCCGCTGTCATCCTGGCGGCCATGGCCTCCCGCACCCGGCGCATCCGCCTCTCCAGCGCCGTCACGGTGCTTAGTTCCGACGACCCGGTGCGGGTTTTCCAGCAGTTCGCCACCCTCGACCTGCTCTCGGGGGGCCGGGCCGAGATCATGGCCGGACGCGGCTCGTTCATCGAGTCGTTTCCCCTGTTTGGCTACGATTTAGACGATTACAACGAGCTGTTCGAAGAGAAGCTGGGGCTTCTCCTGCAAATCCGCGCCCAGGAACGCGTCACCTGGAGCGGAAAGCACCGCCCCGCCATCCAGGGCCAGCCCATCTACCCGCGCCCGGTGCAGAATCCGCTGCCGGTGTGGGTGGCGGTGGGCGGCACCCCGACCTCGGTGGTGCGGGCCGCCCGCCTGGGCCTGCCCATGGCCCTGGCCATCATCGGCGGCCTGCCCGAGCGCTTCGCTCCCCTTCTGGAGCTCTACCGCCAGACCGCCCGCCAGCTAGACCTGCCCCCCCAGCCCCTCTCCATCAATGCCCACGGCTTCATTGCCGACGACCCCAAAGAGGCCCTCGAGCTTTCCTATGCCACCAGCAGCCCGGTCATGAACCGCATCGGGCGCGAACGCGGCTGGCCTCCCCAAAGCCGCGCCCAGTACGAGGCCAGCACCAACCTGCGCGGGGCGCTTTTTGTGGGCCACCCCGAGCAGATCATCGAGAAAATCCTCTACCAGCACCAGATCTTCGGCCACCAGCGCTTCTTGCTGCAACTGAGTGTGGGCACCGTGCCCCACGCCAAGATGATGCGGGCCATCGAGCTTTTCGGAACAAAGGTCGCGCCAGTGGTGCGGCGAGAAATTGCAAAGCGGGCAGCGCCATCGCTCACGGCCTCCTGA